A window of Platichthys flesus chromosome 23, fPlaFle2.1, whole genome shotgun sequence contains these coding sequences:
- the phf21b gene encoding PHD finger protein 21B isoform X2, translated as MEVQGPRESLQVELQCHQNQTLCKGLNELQNGQKLAVRTCPVGTTKPLSLIKPPSQSIALSVVPAKAPGSMVTAHVNGQKVASSEPLQPPPLNLQTAGVHTFSSRRAGELPPSQMLGPLTAVPIKVPQVSSLHRLAGQAATVLPQVRPKTQIPVRLPHSPCQEPQPLGLQRAPAVVSPKSQGPTLPTANSTFSPDQQPNSQSDASPPPAPPHGPSGGPDPSSPAQHASPPPAPPHGPSGGPDPSSPAQHASPPPAPPHGPSGGPDPSSPAQHASAGPGVACALIASSPATVTGVSAVSEAVKVIIIQPPAPSSPDGPPGADLPPQEAPPTPKSPSQRKKHEDEDEDHEKIAFMVALGLVTTEHLEEIQMKRQERKRRSTANPAYSGLFEPERKRLASHYLNSALFLSARDSEDFCWKEDVEHDDHCAICKEDGELQLCHNCPRAFHPPCLQPPLRTPPRGPWYCPKCQKKVLNKENMSWPQNFVQSYVTHKTVRQEEKRRLLRRNNELKKECSHLEEQDEQLNQTLKCQDVRERLLDQQRDTHASLDRLKSLIRLIQRDQLIQVTMTTTATIATSLLSQSWIKPTSTAAPGPSDTPLQKNHAHSQDSGDN; from the exons aagCTGGCAGTCAGAACTTGTCCTGTAGGGACGACCAAGCCGCTGTCCCTCATCAAGCCGCCCAGCCAGAGCATCGCCCTCTCTGTGGTGCCGGCCAAGGCCCCCGGGTCCATGGTGACCGCACACGTCAACGGACAGAAGGTGGCGAGTTCGGAGccgctgcagcccccccccctcaacctcCAGACCGCCGGAGTCCACACGTTCAGCAGCCGGAGAGCTGGGGAGCTGCCTCCGTCTCAG ATGCTGGGACCTCTCACTGCTGTGCCCATCAAGGTGCCTCAAGTCAGCTCCCTGCACCGGCTGGCAGGACAAGCAGCCACTGTGCTAcctcag GTCAGGCCAAAGACCCAGATCCCGGTAAGGCTTCCCCACAGCCCCTGTCAGGAGCCGCAGCCGCTCGGCCTGCAGAGGGCCCCCGCCGTGGTCAGTCCCAAGAGTCAGGGCCCCACCCTGCCCACCGCCAACAGCACCTTCAGTCCCGACCAGCAGCCCAACAGCCAGAGCGACGCCTCGCCGCCCCCGGCCCCTCCCCATGGGCCGTCGGGGGGCCCGGACCCCAGCAGTCCGGCCCAGCACGCCTCGCCACCCCCGGCCCCTCCCCATGGCCCGTCGGGGGGCCCGGACCCCAGCAGTCCGGCCCAGCACGCCTCGCCACCCCCGGCCCCTCCCCATGGCCCGTCGGGGGGCCCGGACCCCAGCAGTCCGGCCCAGCACGCCTCCGCCGGACCCGGCGTGGCGTGCGCCCTCATTGCATCTTCTCCCGCCACAGTGACCGGAGTGTCGGCTGTCAGCGAGGCCGTCAAG GTGATAATAATCCAGCCGCCGGCGCCCAGCAGCCCCGACGGGCCCCCGGGGGCCGACCTGCCGCCACAGGAGGCTCCGCCCACTCCCAAGTCCCCGTCGCAGAGGAAAAAgcacgaggacgaggacgaggaccaCGAG AAAATCGCCTTCATGGTGGCGCTCGGCCTCGTGACCACGGAACATCTGGAGG AGATTCAGATGAAGCgtcaggagagaaagagacgaaGCACGGCCAACCCGGCGTACAGCGGCCTGTTCGAGcccgag cGTAAACGACTTGCGTCACATTACCTGAACAGCGCCCTCTTCCTGTCAGCACGAG ACTCTGAGGATTTCTGCTGGAAG GAGGACGTGGAGCATGACGACCACTGTGCCATCTGTAAGGAGGACGGAGAACTGCAGCTCTGCCACAACTGCCCCCGAGCCTTCCACCCCCCCTGCCTGCAGCCGCCCCTCAGAACCCCCCCCAGGGGCCCCTGGTACTGCCCCAAGTGTCAGAAGAAG GTTttgaacaaagaaaacatgtcgTGGCCTCAGAACTTTGTTCAGTCCTACGTCACACACAAGACGG tgaggcaggaggagaagcgACGACTCCTGAGAAGAAACAACGAGCTGAAGAAAGAATGTTCTCATCTGGAGGAACAAGACGAACAACTCAACCAGACGctgaag TGTCAGGACGTGAGGGAGCGCTTGCTCGACCAGCAGAGAGATACTCACGCGTCGCTCGACCGCCTCAAGTCTCTCATCCGGCTGATCCAGCGCGACCAGCTCATCCAGGTCACCATGACCACCACGGCCACCATCGCCACCTCCCTGCTCTCCCAGTCCTGGATCA
- the phf21b gene encoding PHD finger protein 21B isoform X1: MEVQGPRESLQVELQCHQNQTLCKGLNELQNGQKLAVRTCPVGTTKPLSLIKPPSQSIALSVVPAKAPGSMVTAHVNGQKVASSEPLQPPPLNLQTAGVHTFSSRRAGELPPSQMLGPLTAVPIKVPQVSSLHRLAGQAATVLPQVRPKTQIPVRLPHSPCQEPQPLGLQRAPAVVSPKSQGPTLPTANSTFSPDQQPNSQSDASPPPAPPHGPSGGPDPSSPAQHASPPPAPPHGPSGGPDPSSPAQHASPPPAPPHGPSGGPDPSSPAQHASAGPGVACALIASSPATVTGVSAVSEAVKVIIIQPPAPSSPDGPPGADLPPQEAPPTPKSPSQRKKHEDEDEDHEKIAFMVALGLVTTEHLEEIQMKRQERKRRSTANPAYSGLFEPERKRLASHYLNSALFLSARDSEDFCWKEDVEHDDHCAICKEDGELQLCHNCPRAFHPPCLQPPLRTPPRGPWYCPKCQKKVLNKENMSWPQNFVQSYVTHKTVRQEEKRRLLRRNNELKKECSHLEEQDEQLNQTLKQCQDVRERLLDQQRDTHASLDRLKSLIRLIQRDQLIQVTMTTTATIATSLLSQSWIKPTSTAAPGPSDTPLQKNHAHSQDSGDN; encoded by the exons aagCTGGCAGTCAGAACTTGTCCTGTAGGGACGACCAAGCCGCTGTCCCTCATCAAGCCGCCCAGCCAGAGCATCGCCCTCTCTGTGGTGCCGGCCAAGGCCCCCGGGTCCATGGTGACCGCACACGTCAACGGACAGAAGGTGGCGAGTTCGGAGccgctgcagcccccccccctcaacctcCAGACCGCCGGAGTCCACACGTTCAGCAGCCGGAGAGCTGGGGAGCTGCCTCCGTCTCAG ATGCTGGGACCTCTCACTGCTGTGCCCATCAAGGTGCCTCAAGTCAGCTCCCTGCACCGGCTGGCAGGACAAGCAGCCACTGTGCTAcctcag GTCAGGCCAAAGACCCAGATCCCGGTAAGGCTTCCCCACAGCCCCTGTCAGGAGCCGCAGCCGCTCGGCCTGCAGAGGGCCCCCGCCGTGGTCAGTCCCAAGAGTCAGGGCCCCACCCTGCCCACCGCCAACAGCACCTTCAGTCCCGACCAGCAGCCCAACAGCCAGAGCGACGCCTCGCCGCCCCCGGCCCCTCCCCATGGGCCGTCGGGGGGCCCGGACCCCAGCAGTCCGGCCCAGCACGCCTCGCCACCCCCGGCCCCTCCCCATGGCCCGTCGGGGGGCCCGGACCCCAGCAGTCCGGCCCAGCACGCCTCGCCACCCCCGGCCCCTCCCCATGGCCCGTCGGGGGGCCCGGACCCCAGCAGTCCGGCCCAGCACGCCTCCGCCGGACCCGGCGTGGCGTGCGCCCTCATTGCATCTTCTCCCGCCACAGTGACCGGAGTGTCGGCTGTCAGCGAGGCCGTCAAG GTGATAATAATCCAGCCGCCGGCGCCCAGCAGCCCCGACGGGCCCCCGGGGGCCGACCTGCCGCCACAGGAGGCTCCGCCCACTCCCAAGTCCCCGTCGCAGAGGAAAAAgcacgaggacgaggacgaggaccaCGAG AAAATCGCCTTCATGGTGGCGCTCGGCCTCGTGACCACGGAACATCTGGAGG AGATTCAGATGAAGCgtcaggagagaaagagacgaaGCACGGCCAACCCGGCGTACAGCGGCCTGTTCGAGcccgag cGTAAACGACTTGCGTCACATTACCTGAACAGCGCCCTCTTCCTGTCAGCACGAG ACTCTGAGGATTTCTGCTGGAAG GAGGACGTGGAGCATGACGACCACTGTGCCATCTGTAAGGAGGACGGAGAACTGCAGCTCTGCCACAACTGCCCCCGAGCCTTCCACCCCCCCTGCCTGCAGCCGCCCCTCAGAACCCCCCCCAGGGGCCCCTGGTACTGCCCCAAGTGTCAGAAGAAG GTTttgaacaaagaaaacatgtcgTGGCCTCAGAACTTTGTTCAGTCCTACGTCACACACAAGACGG tgaggcaggaggagaagcgACGACTCCTGAGAAGAAACAACGAGCTGAAGAAAGAATGTTCTCATCTGGAGGAACAAGACGAACAACTCAACCAGACGctgaag CAGTGTCAGGACGTGAGGGAGCGCTTGCTCGACCAGCAGAGAGATACTCACGCGTCGCTCGACCGCCTCAAGTCTCTCATCCGGCTGATCCAGCGCGACCAGCTCATCCAGGTCACCATGACCACCACGGCCACCATCGCCACCTCCCTGCTCTCCCAGTCCTGGATCA